TCCGACATacaagctgcagctgcagctcgaCCCGGCTGTCTACGCCACAGCGGATTCGAAGTTGGAGATAGCGAGATGGGCTTTTCCTACGTGTCTGCCAGCAGTACCAAACGCGTAGATATGTGCCTGTTCTACGAATCGTTTCTGAATCTCAGAAGATTGCAGCTCGCTGGATGTCACTCCCATCTCTCTCATGCAGCTGGTGGTAGTGCAGCCGTGCAGGTTGAGACAAGCCCAGATCCTGGCGCGAATGTGTAGCATTCTCTGATAATTGAGTTTGAATATAGCAGTGACAAAAGGCACAACATTCTGATGACACAACTGGAAATCACGCATAATATTTGCAGCGATTTGCGGTCAGTCGAGACGGCAGAGGAGATACTCGACTTCGACGTCCTTCGTCAATGGCATCACCCACTGGTCATAAAGCTTGGAGACAACTGTAGGATCGACCTTGCATTCGCTGTCACTGGAAGTGACTTGTGGCTTGCCGGCATTGTCCTCCAAGGTGACGTCCTGTCCAAACGTCCTGGCTTTCTTCTCTACTCTCTTCTTGACCTTCTCTTCGACTGCCTTGAATGTGAGCAGATCCATCAGAGAATTGCTGTCCTGCATTGACAGTGAGATAAAGCATAAATTGTTTATGTTCTGGAGTTTGACATCTAAAGCACTTCAAAGCAGGtagatgagaaaaaaaaaaccattgcaataattcctaCAATGTAGTAGAATAGGACATGAACATGTACAGCAGTCTGAAGATACGAGATTGTGAGTTTGTGACAAAGAACATAGAAATACAAAGCTAGCCATTTGAAGGGAAATCTAAGCTGAATTCTTGGTTGAACTTCAACTATTAAGGTTCACCACTATACATAAGCCCTTGGGAACACCAGACGTTGTTTTATATTGCCAGCAGCAAATATACCAATTCTGTATGGATTAGGTAATTCAGGGAGGCAGAGAATGTGATGTTCAGTAGATTAACCTTTGCTTGTATCAGTGGACTATAATCCTGAGGAGCGTCTTGGAACTTCACCTCAGCAACATATTTGCCAATATGGATTCTTCTTGATAGAACCTACAAAAAAGAACCTAGTACTTTACAGGCATACATCAATTTTGAAGAATAAAATCCCGCATTTTGCAAATATTCTTATAGTAAAAGAAATTCTAACATAGAATTCATACCTGAAGACATGCAAAATCCAACGCAACTGTTTCTGCATAGctaccatcatcaccatcaacAGTGAACAAGGGGAGCAATTCATCAAAATACATTTTCCATATTGCATCATTCACAGTGACCAAAGAGGCTAAAGGGTGCAaaacctaataataattaataacCCAATAGAAGCTCAGATCTCAGTGATTGTCAATATCAGTCCTTGATATTGTAAGGTTAATGACTGGTGACCACCTTTGGGGAACTCCTGGTAGGAAAGAAAGGCGAGGGGAGATCTTGAGGGAAGAATGGAACATCTTCTGGCTTTTGATAATGTCCAGCctatgagaattaaaaatatattgAGATTGTGTTCGAGATTGCACAAAAATGGTTGACTATTGCAGTATAAGAAAATGTAGGAGATGGCACAGCAATGGTATATATTGCAGTACATGCGCCGCCATAACAAGAAGCCTCTGTGCTAGATGGCTTAACTAAGAACATATTGTTAAGCTGTCTTGGCTTGCCAGGTTTGGATACAATACAATCTACAAATGAGAAAACATATGTTTTGGCCTTTTCCATGTCCAGTAAAGTATCAATAAGCAAAATTAATCACATTACCTTTTAGCTAAGACATCTAATGGGAAATGCAATTTAGTTTTCTTGCCTTGTGAATTTGAATAAAGTGAATAGAGACAGGATCAAGTACCAAGTCGTTTTTTTAAGGGTAGCAAGTCATTTGAATCAACAAACAGTGGAAAGCCAAGTAGAGAAGTGCCAACAGAGCCCAAAGAACCAAAGTCCATATCTAACCTGGTATGATGGTTTGTTGATTCATTGAGCTCGTTAATTTATGTTCAGGCTGACCCAACTGTGTCCGCCGTAGTTCGggtcaaaaaaaaatacaagggGGGGAAGGCAGCTACTGCTTTAATAGTTTGATCCGACCTAGGGCCTGTTTGGATCACTCTGGACTCTAAAGTCCAGCTATGGATCCAAACATTCCTGATTTTACCATAGATTATGGAATCCAAGAATCTGAGCAAacccaacttcttgctgattcTAAAATCTAGagggatccaaacagggcccaaATTGCATTTCACAAGACAAAAATAGGTAATTGACACATTATAATAGTAAAAAAAAACGACAGATGCAGCCTGATCAAGAACTTCAGAAAACAGTAATTTTGCGACATAACCATAACTTCCCCTGACTAATCATAACTTCCCTTTCCGGCATAAATCTATTTGGAAACTTAAAAATCCACTAACAATTAAGATCTTCCTTCGTTACCTGCAAAAGGGGGTTATTTTAACAAAGGATAATCTTCGAAGGAAAAACTAGAAGGGTGGTCAAAAGTGTTGCTATAGCAAttgtaacgaaacaatcaaaCACCTCTTTTTTTATTAAAGTGATCTAGAGGACTGTCCAAGTTGCCACTGGTTTAACCCATCTAGATCGGTAACCCACATGATTGGGAATTGGCTTCAAAATTTTGATGCACAAGAGGCCTCTACTAGTCAAACAGGGGCAGCAGCTCTGTGTTGGGAAATATGGCCTTATCGAAATGGTATTATCTTTGATAATGATAAACATTCATCCTTTATAAATGCTATTTTCAAGGGGACCTCCTGGCTTCGATTTTGGTCAATATTATAGCACGAGGAGAGGACAAAAGATCTGTTCAGGAAGACCAGCACTTCTTTGAAGACTGGCAGCCTTAGAACTGTTTGCGAGCTATGGATGGAAGCATGATAATAGAATTTATCAGGCTTAATTTTGCTTTTTGACTCTCCTGTTAATCCAGCGTTTGAAGATATAATATTTGAAGGCTGTGTTAGGCCGGAAAATTCCATTATCTGAAAAAAAAGTAATTttgccccctcctctgctccaccgGGTTCTCCATCTGGCTAATGCAAATCTCAATAGAGCAAACTGATGGAACAAGCGAGGCGCGACAAAAAAAAAGGCTTGCCTTTGCATTGAGGGCTTCTGCTTCCCGGACGAAGAACTCGACGAGAGAGCGCCCTCCCGCCCCGCCACCGGCGCCAGGCGCGTAGGCCGCCGCGTTGCGCGGGTGCCTAGCGCGCTCGATGAGCGCGAACACCACCGAGTCCTCCAGCCGGACCAGCGCGTCCCGCACCGCGGCCAGGCTCAGCTGCTCGCCCCCCGCCGCGTCCATGGCGAGGAATGGGATCGGATCGTGAACTGcgagatgattttttttattgggggggggggggggagtgtaCTTTGGGCCTTTGGCACAGTGATGGTGGATGATGGCGAGTGTCAGTCCACAAGTCCACGCCGGTAGTGGAAATGGTTGAGTACGGCCCAAGGCGATATCCTCACTCAGGGCTTGTGTGGATGGGGACCTCGCTCAGGCAGCTGCTGCCAGGCAGCCATCCTGGCCCCAGCCGCACGAAATCGAGCTTTTCCAGGGTGCAGTCCAAATAAACCCTCAGTGCGTGGACGCGTGGAAAGcatggtcttttttttttgaaacgtgGAAAGCATGGTCTAGTATTGGCAATTGTTCGAAAAAAGTCTGCATGACCCTAAACTATTTAGGGTGCACTACTTCATCTTCCAACTAtaaaattaaatattctaactcTTGCACTAAGTTATACATGATTTAATGagtataaaatttttactatagtTCAAACATACAATAATTTGtcaaccataaaaatttcaccacaatTGGACTATAAAAATGGCAGCTATgaattatttcaattaattataaaaaagtATAGATCTAAAACTACACCAAAATCTTTATATGAAAGTATACCATATTATATCTTCATGtttagatctactcatgtggagtctgacaaaattagatttttcattttataCTCCGTGATTtactatattttttaaaaaaattagcgaaaataaataaagaaaaagataaagatAAAACTGCCATCCAAAATCATTTGGGGAGGATTAGTTGACtggttttgaaaaattcagaGGATAGCAGTAGAATATCTGATTTTATAGTTTGATGGTGAATAAATAACTGAGGGTTATGTATATTTTTTCCATGATTGTTATGCAGTTTCATTTCTAGAAGATATGGCGCTGATGAGACAGACATGTTGGTAGGTCGAAAACCACGGTGGTGCTAGATGAAGGCGACTGTTGGAGAAGTACTGACTTTTAAGAGAAATAAAAAATTCAACGTGttttggagaaaaataaaaaagtctATATATTTGCCATGCACGATATAAAATTATTAAAAGTTATTATATGAGCTTAATTTTGGATCCATGGAAGAAACTCCTGTACTTTAACATCACGGGTGGGTGCTCCTCGGCCCGTTCATAGATGTTCTATGCAAAGAGATGGAAGATTTGATGCAAGGTCATAATATGTTCTATGAAAAGTAGTTATGTACACCCTCCATTTTAAATTGTCGGTCGTTTAACTTTTTTatctcaaatttgaccactcatcttattcaaaaatattcTCTCTTATTTCGGCTGTTGTGCTAAAGCCTCACGCCACTATTCTCGAAAATCATCCCCAAAAGCAAACCCACTAGATCTGAACCCCGCAAATATATGATCCGAACCCGCACTATTGCCACCCTTAAGTGTGGTGTGTATATGTATGACGGTGTGTACGTGTGCAAATAGATGCCATACAGAGTTGTAAAAAAACAACCTATTTGGACCGCATGTCACCAACTGGGCATCCCGTGCCCCCTATCCGCACACGACAGAAACCACCACGTACCAGGCGCCATTCCTTGCGTGCTGAGCTGTGAACTGCAAGCAACATGTGCGAGCGCGAGATgccctgctactaagctgtcagcactcgtcatactctatttttattttttaaaaaaatattttattctagtcatcgagattcttttttctatATCACTTTCTCTCGCACCTATCATACTCTATATCTCATCTTCTAACGAACTATTCTATATTTTATTCAACCATCTCTAACTACTATCTCCTTTCTTCTCccctctttttttccttttcttttttctattttttcctttttctttttctctttttctctatCTCCCTTTTTCTCTTTGTTTCTTTTCCACTTTCCccgcctctcttctctctcctcatttttctccccaacctctctcctcctcttctcatTTTTCTGCTCTCTCCTCTCTCAACGGCCATCGCCGGCAGCACACCATGCACCGGCCACAGCGTGCCCTCAGTTTCCCTTCCCTCTCTCGCCACGGAGCCGGACACCAGGCAGTGGAGCTACGGCGGCCGAGGCGAGGAGCGGCAGCCGCGGCTGGATCCAGTGCTAGCGAGCCCTCAGCTCGGCCATCTCTCCGCGGTGGGCGATGAGGTCGGgcgtctctctctcttccttccttcctccctccccgcgGATCGACACGAGCATGGGACAGCACCGGCGGCCGCACGCGAGGCCGGAGCGAAGCGTGTGCGTACtcatctcctcctccgcctcgccccTTTCTCTCCATCTAACGCGAGTCTGGCTGGCTCCTCCAAGCGCAGCACGCGCGTGGGCCTCGGCATGAAGCGTCACAACCGTTATTCCCTGTAGCGGATTGGATGTCACGCTTAGGCCATTGCCGCGCGGGGCCTGCGCCACGTGTGTGGGATGGCGGACGAACGCCTAGATTTGGAGGAATGACCCCTTCTGCTTCGGTAGTGTGGCCTTTTAGAGGAGACCGGTGCAGACGATTATATTCATACTTCAGTAACGTTTACAGGTCCCTCCGGTGCGGATAACCTTAAGGGTCCATTTGGATGTAGATATTGGAGACCCTGGAATTGAATTGGTCCCAATACCAAATCAGGCTAGCATTGGAAATGAACAAAAATACCACATATGTTGTTTGGATGTAGATGGATTTTGTATCTGGAATCGAGAGACACATGGAATGCCAATTCCTATTTGGATGCACACATCTAGAAATTCACTGTCTTCTTCCCCAATCCCCACTGCAGCACCAGCAGAGAGGCAGagctcgacctcgccggcgccctGGAGGAGCCCGGCCATGGGGGAGCTCGACCCACCGGTCATGGAGGGGGGAGCTCGACCCCGCCGGCGCCCTGGAGGAGCTTGACCCAGATGGAGGAGCCCGGCCACGGGGGAGCTCGACCTGCTAGTCATGGAGGGGGGAGCTCGACTCCGCCGGCGCCCTGGAAGAGCTCGACCTAGATGGAGGAGCCCGGCCATGGGGGAGCTCGACTCGCCGGTCATGGAGGAGCGAGCCGCCATGACCGCTCCCGCCGGATGGGGACGAGCTCGGTCCCATCccggccatggaggagctcgacCCCGGATGGAGGAGCCCGACCCTGGGGGAAATCGACCCCGCTTGCCATGGGAGAGCTCGAGCCTTGAGCCCGCCGGCCTTGGAGGAGCGAGCTTCCATAACCGCTCACGCCAGATAGGGAGGAGCTCGGTCCCAGCCCGTCCATGGGGGAGCTTGAAAGGTCCTAATGAGCAAACGTCagatgggaggaggaagaagggggcgtcggatgggaggaggaagaaggggtcgccggccatggaggagcGCTCGCTGGATGGGGAAAACAGGGCCGTGCACATGGGGGAGGAGTCGCGCTCGTGGGGAAGAAGGGTCGCGGTCGTCTCCAATTCCGTCCAAtacggagggtgggggctctgtATTGTGTGCGACCGAACGCAGGTGCAGCCAATACCCCTTTGGCATTGAAGATGATTTCCAATTCCAATACCTAAGCCATCCAAACAACGGTATTTGGTGCTATCCAATACCAATGCCAATTCCTAAGCCGCAATGTCTACATCCAAACGCAACCTAAGGGATGACGGGCGCCCGGGCACGCGTGCAGTGGTGTCTAATTCCCAAGTAAGACCACAAAGCTGCAGTTGGCTTGATGACAGTCATAAACAATCCACCTGCGAGCAGTGTGTTAGACTAGTTTCAGTGGGAGTTTTATGAGCAATGTTATCTAAAGTGACAACTAAGTAATTGTgacagatgagtttcatggtgatgaaatacggtggcagatgagtttcatggtgatgaaatcttTCTTATATCCCATGAAACCATATTCTCCTCTCTCCTTGTCATGTCAGCAAAactgatgatatttaatgtcatgaaatctttcatgaaactcccactgagaacAACTCTAAGAGACTCTCTACATGTTTTCTCTACATGTTTTCTCATTgttagaaataaagattttgATAGAAAAATATCATCCCACAACATCTTTAAGTGGCTATCCAAATGTGAAGTCATCCTCTATTTCACATTTTTCGCTAGTCAAAGATAGATAACGAAAATAAATTTTTAGAGTCcacacaagatatagaaaaacTGTTGGAGAATGAAAATATGTAGAAAACGATTTTTATGCGTGAGGCTGTTCAAATAATAATTTATAGAGTGAAATTTAGAAAAACTTAGACATACTGCAGCGCGATTGGATCAAGAAACACGTTCTCCGTTGGGTGTTCGAGGTTCACACCGATGGGCCGGCGGTCTGGTGACTGGTGGTgatggtcgtcgtcgtcgtcaaagTCGTAAAAAACAGGTCGTGGTGATTCGCGGTTCACATGACCGGGCGACCGGCTTGACGGCGGCTTCTGCACGCGTTCGGCGCCATTTCCGCGAGTTTGCCGTACCCGCTCCGCCAATAAATCCTTACGCCTCGTGGGCGAAATTCCACGACGGATCGATCTTCatttctcgccgccgtccgcgcatCTCTGCCTCCGCCGGCACCACCTGCTTGTTTGGGAGGTCGCCAGGCCGCGCGCCCATGGCCGTCGCCGTGTgcgtcaccggcgccggcggcttcaTCGGGTCGTGGATCGTCAAGCTCCTCCTCGACCGCGGGTACGCCGTCCGGGGCACCTCCCGCCGCGCAGGTACGCGCTGCTCCTCCCTacccctcctcttcccccgccgcCCCCCAAAATCCTTTCTTGCGCCCGGAATGGGGCTGacggcttcttcttcctcgctgcCGCTCGCGGTTCGGCGGCCGGATCTCGGTTCGGCGGCGCAGATGACCCCAAGAACGCGCACCTCTGGGCgctcgacggcgcggcggagcgcctCACGATGCTGCAGGCGGACCTGCTCGACCGGGCCAGCCTCCGCGCCGCCTTCGACGGCTGCGACGGCGTCATTCACACCGCCTCGCCGATGCACGACAACCCCGTgagtgccgtcgccgccgagctcggaTGAGAATCCCCCTTGATGCCGCGGAAAGATAAGCTCAAGTTTTCTTCTTTCTATTAGGAGGAGATCATCGAGCCCATTATCGCCGGGACGCGGAACGTCGTCGAGGCCTCGGCcgacgccggcgtgcggcgcctGGTGATCTCCTCCACCATCGGCACCATGTACATGAACCCGCACCGCGACCCCGACGCGCCCCTGGACGAGTGGAGCTGGAGCGACCTCGAGCACTGcaagaagaccgtggtaaatTAAGATCGAATCTTTTCTTCACCCCCAAAATTGAATGCACCCGCCGCCAAGTAAAAAAATGAGTCGCATGATCTGACCGCCGTTGGAATCCGCAGAACTGGTACTGCTACGCGAAGACGATCGCAGAGCAGAGCGCGTggcaggcggcgcgggcgcgggggctGGACCTGGCGGTGGTCATCCCGGTGGTGGTGCTCGGCGAGCTGATGCAGCCAAGCATGAACACCAGCACCCTGCACATACTCAAGTACCTCACCGGCGA
This window of the Panicum virgatum strain AP13 chromosome 1K, P.virgatum_v5, whole genome shotgun sequence genome carries:
- the LOC120673343 gene encoding chorismate mutase 2, cytosolic, with amino-acid sequence MDAAGGEQLSLAAVRDALVRLEDSVVFALIERARHPRNAAAYAPGAGGGAGGRSLVEFFVREAEALNAKAGHYQKPEDVPFFPQDLPSPFFPTRSSPKVLHPLASLVTVNDAIWKMYFDELLPLFTVDGDDGSYAETVALDFACLQVLSRRIHIGKYVAEVKFQDAPQDYSPLIQAKDSNSLMDLLTFKAVEEKVKKRVEKKARTFGQDVTLEDNAGKPQVTSSDSECKVDPTVVSKLYDQWVMPLTKDVEVEYLLCRLD
- the LOC120673417 gene encoding cinnamoyl-CoA reductase 1-like, whose product is MAVAVCVTGAGGFIGSWIVKLLLDRGYAVRGTSRRADDPKNAHLWALDGAAERLTMLQADLLDRASLRAAFDGCDGVIHTASPMHDNPEEIIEPIIAGTRNVVEASADAGVRRLVISSTIGTMYMNPHRDPDAPLDEWSWSDLEHCKKTVNWYCYAKTIAEQSAWQAARARGLDLAVVIPVVVLGELMQPSMNTSTLHILKYLTGEAKNYVNESHAYVHVKDAAEAHVRVLEAPGAGGHRYVCAERTMHRGELCRILTELFPEYPIPTRCKDEVNPPKKGYKFTNQPLKDLGIRFTPAHEYLYEAVKSLQEKGFLPKASITEVTESRSSLPRKLPQMTLISRL